From Pseudomonas poae, the proteins below share one genomic window:
- a CDS encoding FUSC family protein, with amino-acid sequence MNGFFTGFPPARDWFYGVRTFAASMIALYIAMLMQMPRPYWAMATVYIVSSPFVGPTSSKALYRAIGTFMGAAAAVIFVPMFVQSPYLLVVVIALWTGTLLFLSMHLRTANNYALMLAGYTLPLIALPVVDNPLAVWDVAEARTEEIFLGIAVAAVVGAMFWPRRLMPVFDGSVAKWFADAQVYSQRFLTRKVTPEEISTLRGGMVATFNTLELMIGQLPHEGARPQTVRNTKELRGRMIHLLPVIDALDDAVYAIEHRAPEFLDQLTPLLEEANAWLESTTQQAPLERWRVLRDKIDAAQPQGEALDDRHTLLFSNALYRLSEWVDLWQDCRSLQAAIQCESQDTWRAVYRHWRLGRLTPFLDRGLMFYSAFSTVTAIIVASVLWILLGWTDGGSAVILAAVACSFFASMDDPAPQIYRFFFWTAMSVLFASLYLFLVLPNLHDFPMLVLAFAVPFICIGTLTVQPRFYLGMLLTLVNTSSFISIQGAYDADFLNFANVNLAGPVGLLFAFVWTLIARPFGAELAAKRLTRFSWRDIVSLTEPATLAEHRHMAAQMLDRLMQHLPRLALINQDTGSALRDLRVALNLLDLLAYSPRILGVPRVLLNQVVEGVGGYFKACLKAGERLPAPSGLLMTLDRTRRALNGHGLQDEDDTRLHLLHALAGLRLSLLPGVEFIDGTEREAPLPDGAPL; translated from the coding sequence TTGAACGGATTTTTTACCGGTTTCCCGCCCGCCCGCGACTGGTTCTACGGCGTTCGTACATTCGCGGCCTCGATGATCGCGCTGTACATCGCCATGCTCATGCAAATGCCGCGTCCGTATTGGGCGATGGCCACGGTGTATATCGTCTCCAGCCCGTTTGTCGGCCCTACCAGTTCCAAGGCTTTGTACCGCGCCATCGGCACCTTTATGGGCGCGGCGGCGGCGGTGATTTTTGTGCCGATGTTCGTGCAGTCGCCCTACCTGCTGGTGGTGGTGATTGCCTTGTGGACGGGCACCCTGTTGTTTCTCTCCATGCACCTGCGTACCGCCAACAACTACGCGCTGATGCTGGCCGGCTACACGCTGCCGCTGATCGCCTTGCCGGTGGTGGATAACCCGCTGGCGGTATGGGATGTGGCCGAGGCGCGTACCGAAGAAATCTTCCTCGGCATCGCGGTAGCGGCGGTGGTGGGTGCGATGTTCTGGCCACGGCGCCTGATGCCGGTGTTCGATGGCTCGGTGGCCAAGTGGTTCGCCGATGCGCAGGTCTACAGCCAGCGCTTTTTGACGCGCAAAGTGACGCCGGAAGAGATCAGCACCTTGCGTGGCGGCATGGTCGCCACCTTCAACACCCTCGAGTTGATGATCGGCCAGTTGCCCCACGAGGGCGCACGGCCGCAGACGGTGCGCAACACCAAGGAACTGCGCGGGCGCATGATTCACCTGTTGCCGGTGATCGATGCTCTGGACGATGCGGTCTACGCGATCGAACACCGCGCACCGGAATTTCTCGATCAGCTCACGCCGTTGCTCGAAGAGGCCAACGCCTGGCTGGAAAGCACTACCCAGCAAGCGCCCCTCGAACGCTGGCGCGTACTGCGCGACAAGATCGACGCCGCCCAGCCCCAAGGCGAAGCACTCGACGACCGCCACACGCTGCTGTTCTCCAATGCGCTGTACCGCCTGAGCGAGTGGGTCGACCTGTGGCAAGACTGCCGCAGCCTGCAAGCCGCCATCCAGTGCGAAAGCCAGGACACCTGGCGCGCCGTGTACCGCCACTGGCGCCTGGGCCGGCTCACGCCATTTCTCGACCGTGGCCTGATGTTCTACTCGGCGTTTTCCACGGTCACCGCGATCATCGTTGCCTCGGTGTTGTGGATTCTGCTGGGCTGGACCGACGGTGGCAGCGCGGTGATCCTGGCCGCTGTGGCCTGCAGCTTTTTCGCCTCGATGGACGACCCGGCGCCGCAGATCTACCGGTTCTTTTTCTGGACCGCCATGTCGGTGCTGTTCGCCAGCCTGTATCTGTTTCTGGTGCTGCCCAACCTGCACGATTTCCCGATGCTGGTGCTGGCGTTCGCCGTGCCGTTTATCTGCATCGGCACGCTCACTGTGCAGCCGCGTTTTTACCTGGGCATGCTGCTGACGCTGGTCAACACCTCGTCGTTCATCAGCATTCAGGGCGCCTATGACGCAGACTTCCTGAATTTCGCCAACGTCAACCTGGCCGGGCCGGTGGGCCTGCTGTTTGCCTTTGTGTGGACCTTGATCGCACGGCCCTTTGGCGCCGAACTGGCGGCCAAGCGCCTGACCCGTTTCAGCTGGCGCGACATCGTCAGCCTGACCGAACCCGCGACCCTGGCCGAGCACCGCCACATGGCCGCGCAAATGCTCGACCGCCTGATGCAGCATCTGCCGCGCCTGGCGTTGATCAACCAGGACACCGGCAGCGCCCTGCGCGACTTGCGCGTGGCGCTCAACCTGCTCGACCTGCTGGCCTACTCGCCGCGCATCCTCGGTGTGCCACGGGTGCTGCTCAACCAAGTGGTGGAAGGCGTAGGCGGTTACTTCAAGGCGTGCCTCAAGGCGGGTGAACGCTTGCCTGCGCCGAGCGGTCTGCTGATGACCCTCGACCGCACGCGCCGCGCGCTCAACGGCCATGGCCTGCAAGACGAAGACGATACCCGCCTGCATCTGCTGCACGCGTTGGCCGGTTTGCGCCTGTCATTGCTGCCCGGCGTGGAATTTATTGACGGCACCGAGCGTGAAGCGCCGTTACCCGATGGAGCGCCTTTATGA
- a CDS encoding winged helix DNA-binding protein: MNLSSSMVVGARNWRKICQSTLVSYGISEACAVPLLMIGRLGDGVHQVKVAQALGMESPSLVRLLDRLCHDGYVCRTEDVHDRRAKALSLTERGRELVQAVEAQLVRLRKDVLADIAPNDLEAALRVLRAFEAANP, from the coding sequence ATGAACCTCAGCAGCAGCATGGTGGTGGGCGCCCGTAACTGGCGCAAAATCTGCCAGAGCACGCTGGTGAGCTACGGTATTTCCGAAGCCTGTGCCGTGCCGCTGTTGATGATCGGCCGCCTGGGCGACGGGGTGCATCAGGTAAAAGTGGCGCAGGCGTTGGGGATGGAAAGCCCGTCGCTGGTACGCCTGCTCGACCGCTTGTGCCACGACGGTTACGTGTGCCGCACTGAAGATGTGCATGACCGTCGCGCCAAGGCCCTGAGCCTCACCGAGCGCGGCCGTGAACTGGTGCAAGCGGTGGAGGCGCAGTTGGTACGCCTGCGCAAGGATGTACTGGCGGATATCGCCCCCAATGACTTGGAAGCCGCGCTACGGGTGTTGCGCGCCTTCGAGGCGGCGAACCCTTGA
- a CDS encoding DUF2789 domain-containing protein, protein MESPVHSLPSLFKQLGLPDDPVSIEQFVAVHSPLKPKLKLADAFFWTDSQRAFLREEILEDADWAEVVDELNLMLRGGRGGKKPGFNRVSRLFEVAV, encoded by the coding sequence ATGGAATCGCCAGTGCACAGCCTGCCATCTTTGTTCAAGCAGCTTGGCCTGCCGGATGACCCGGTCAGCATTGAGCAGTTCGTGGCCGTTCATTCGCCGCTCAAGCCTAAGTTGAAGCTCGCGGATGCGTTCTTTTGGACGGACAGCCAGAGAGCGTTTTTGCGCGAGGAGATTCTGGAGGATGCGGATTGGGCTGAAGTGGTGGATGAGCTGAATTTGATGTTGCGGGGTGGGCGAGGGGGTAAGAAACCGGGCTTTAATCGCGTAAGCAGACTTTTTGAGGTTGCAGTCTAG
- a CDS encoding glycosyltransferase family 39 protein, protein MRRSVVEQNEKVGALPAFNRLTWESAGWISRLWWVPFLALAMALRFYHLTSSAIWGDEGSSLLLSEYAAADLWFHAAHDVHPPLYFFMLRGWIELFGDGIWSIRGMSAIPGVVAVGLGIWLTRQLSTRRAAMLAGVLLALLPTAVRYSQEVRMYSLLGVWLVGATLALVYWVRRPERTRYLAVYVLVMSAGFYTHYFTALCVLVHWAWLAAQPRGQRLLARPAWWVANAAIVLLYLPWLPNLLDLVLHVEQLKVGGDIGWEDPVGVFSLPSMIWQFVLQDEGVGFWLPLFWLLPLLLTAIVVVTAVLDRERYRPALLMALFFLLPLLLVYGVSFVSPVFIERYLTVYALGLPILVAMAIDRLPARLSLLGAALFVLFVGVELVGLKNNFTVNEQDQLNVPVEFVNRNYQEDDRIVLSDMMWYLSYVYYDQTDAQLQLYTPPKPDGTSTRPNAYGFGTLVDQDGGRIYLDHLSALPAGTRRVWLISSNEAPDDFAPLPEGWRELSRQDGGGARARLFVLCNVPQPQPQGCR, encoded by the coding sequence GTGCGTCGGTCTGTGGTAGAGCAAAACGAAAAGGTCGGGGCGTTGCCCGCATTCAACCGACTCACGTGGGAGAGCGCCGGCTGGATCAGCCGCCTATGGTGGGTGCCGTTCCTGGCACTGGCCATGGCCTTGCGTTTTTACCACCTGACGTCGTCAGCGATCTGGGGCGACGAAGGCTCCAGCCTGCTGCTCAGCGAATACGCCGCGGCCGACCTGTGGTTTCACGCGGCCCATGATGTGCACCCGCCGCTGTATTTTTTCATGCTGCGCGGCTGGATCGAACTGTTCGGCGACGGCATCTGGTCGATACGCGGCATGAGTGCCATACCCGGTGTCGTTGCCGTGGGCCTGGGCATCTGGCTCACGCGGCAACTGTCCACCCGGCGTGCGGCCATGCTGGCCGGGGTGCTGCTGGCGTTGCTGCCGACGGCGGTGCGCTACAGCCAGGAAGTGCGCATGTATTCGCTGCTGGGCGTGTGGCTGGTGGGCGCTACGCTGGCGCTGGTGTATTGGGTGCGCCGACCCGAACGCACGCGTTACCTGGCGGTGTATGTGCTGGTGATGAGTGCCGGGTTCTACACCCATTATTTCACCGCGCTGTGCGTGCTGGTGCATTGGGCCTGGTTGGCCGCACAGCCGCGAGGCCAGCGGCTGCTTGCCCGCCCGGCCTGGTGGGTGGCCAACGCCGCGATTGTGCTGTTGTACCTGCCCTGGCTGCCGAACCTGCTGGACCTGGTGCTGCACGTCGAACAACTCAAAGTCGGCGGGGATATCGGCTGGGAAGATCCCGTCGGCGTGTTCTCCCTGCCATCGATGATCTGGCAGTTCGTGCTCCAGGATGAAGGCGTTGGCTTCTGGCTGCCGCTGTTCTGGCTGTTGCCGTTGTTGCTGACAGCGATTGTCGTGGTGACCGCTGTGCTGGACCGCGAACGCTATCGCCCGGCGCTCCTGATGGCGCTGTTTTTCCTGCTGCCACTGCTGCTGGTGTACGGGGTGTCGTTTGTCTCCCCGGTGTTTATCGAGCGTTATCTCACGGTTTACGCCCTGGGCCTGCCGATCCTGGTGGCCATGGCCATCGACCGCCTGCCGGCGCGTCTGTCGCTGCTGGGTGCGGCGTTGTTTGTGCTGTTTGTCGGCGTGGAATTGGTGGGCCTCAAAAACAACTTCACCGTGAATGAGCAAGATCAATTGAACGTGCCGGTGGAGTTCGTCAATCGCAATTACCAGGAAGACGACCGCATCGTCCTCAGCGACATGATGTGGTACCTCAGCTATGTGTATTACGACCAGACCGATGCTCAACTGCAGCTCTATACGCCACCCAAGCCCGACGGCACGTCGACCCGCCCGAATGCCTACGGCTTCGGCACGCTGGTGGACCAGGACGGCGGGCGTATCTACCTCGACCATCTATCGGCATTACCCGCCGGCACCCGCCGCGTATGGCTGATCAGCAGCAACGAAGCGCCGGACGATTTTGCCCCACTGCCCGAAGGCTGGCGCGAACTCAGTCGCCAGGACGGCGGCGGCGCGCGCGCACGCTTGTTTGTGCTGTGCAACGTGCCGCAGCCGCAACCCCAAGGCTGCCGCTAG
- a CDS encoding outer membrane assembly lipoprotein YfiO has translation MRIGFLSPLALALLAGLSFQAQASGDDSCYPDWRVSRDSLEGCSNLPFLSPGNDSRVNLRLLLADKQVAPLTPNALSETDLEEGFGPVPFPVYRLTPLTDASGEKPDTPATPSQLDELLTPLGIARENAKAAGDAFLYGEGSRCRSNDESSATAFINQAIKADLPEAERRLLVTARLELLGACTWESASLGDPEQIQSPSGRELRTYLQAAGDFYSGRFGDAQRGFVAASTSSLPWVKEAALYMTARTALNQAQENAFDEYDMPQLERVDKSALADSDTRFNLYLKTYPQGEYAVSATGLLRRVHWLAGDTDKLANDLAAQFSAGQRNVSLDELVQETDNKLLSTTNASAANPLTLALTDLMGMRAGNPPKLTRELLAGQKPVFAQEPALYDYVQAAFALYVEHQPDNALKLLPQDVPASLNYFAFSQQTLRGLALEAKGDWKSAEALWLKLLPLAQQPLQRDQLELALAMNYERSGQLAKVFAADSPISAKQVRYILLRNIADQALLRQQITQASDSAERETAQFVLLYKDLMRGQYATFAEDLKQLPASVPQDKLGTSLGYVYGDNRSLQLFQWSGDKAESGYACPSIAQIANTLQADPKSPKGLNCLGEFILINHLDGMPLDQVRAAGSLGSTASLFKGETFSRLDGYRKVIDNPKAPHDDKAYALYRAIYCYARSGYNNCGGEDVDKSVRKGWFRQLKTGYADTEWAESLKYYW, from the coding sequence ATGCGCATCGGTTTTCTGTCACCCCTGGCACTGGCATTACTCGCCGGCCTTTCCTTTCAGGCCCAGGCCAGTGGCGACGACTCGTGCTACCCCGACTGGCGAGTATCACGCGACAGCCTTGAAGGGTGCAGCAACCTGCCCTTCCTGAGCCCGGGCAACGACAGCCGGGTCAATCTGCGCCTGTTGCTGGCAGACAAGCAGGTAGCGCCCCTGACGCCGAATGCACTGAGTGAAACGGATCTGGAGGAAGGCTTCGGCCCCGTCCCCTTCCCGGTGTATCGCCTGACCCCGCTGACCGACGCCAGTGGCGAGAAACCCGACACACCCGCCACCCCCAGCCAGCTCGACGAATTACTGACCCCGCTGGGTATTGCGCGTGAGAACGCCAAAGCGGCGGGGGACGCGTTCCTCTACGGCGAAGGCAGCCGCTGCCGCAGCAATGACGAAAGCAGCGCCACAGCCTTTATCAACCAAGCCATCAAAGCCGACCTGCCCGAAGCGGAACGCCGGCTGCTGGTCACTGCCCGTCTGGAGCTGCTGGGCGCCTGTACCTGGGAAAGCGCGAGCCTGGGTGACCCGGAGCAAATCCAGTCGCCCTCAGGCCGTGAGTTGCGCACCTACCTTCAAGCCGCCGGTGACTTCTACAGCGGCCGTTTTGGCGACGCACAACGCGGCTTTGTCGCCGCTTCCACCAGCAGCCTGCCGTGGGTCAAGGAGGCCGCGCTCTACATGACCGCCCGCACGGCTTTGAATCAGGCCCAGGAAAACGCCTTCGACGAATACGACATGCCGCAATTGGAGCGTGTGGATAAGTCTGCACTGGCCGACAGCGACACCCGTTTCAACCTGTACCTGAAAACTTATCCACAGGGCGAGTACGCCGTCTCCGCCACGGGCCTGTTGCGCCGAGTGCATTGGCTGGCGGGCGATACCGACAAACTGGCGAATGACCTTGCAGCGCAGTTCAGTGCCGGGCAGCGCAATGTGTCGCTGGACGAGCTGGTGCAGGAAACCGACAACAAGCTGCTGAGCACAACCAACGCATCCGCAGCCAACCCTCTGACCCTGGCGCTCACTGACCTGATGGGGATGCGCGCCGGCAACCCACCCAAACTGACCCGCGAGCTACTGGCCGGGCAGAAGCCGGTGTTTGCCCAGGAGCCGGCGCTGTACGACTACGTGCAAGCGGCGTTTGCCCTGTACGTCGAGCACCAGCCCGACAACGCTTTGAAACTGCTGCCGCAGGACGTGCCGGCGAGCCTCAACTACTTCGCCTTCAGCCAGCAGACCCTGCGCGGTCTTGCGCTGGAAGCCAAGGGCGACTGGAAAAGCGCCGAAGCCCTGTGGCTCAAACTGTTGCCCCTGGCCCAGCAACCCTTGCAGCGCGACCAGCTGGAGCTGGCGTTGGCGATGAATTACGAGCGCAGCGGGCAGTTGGCCAAAGTGTTCGCCGCCGACTCGCCGATCAGCGCCAAGCAAGTACGCTACATCTTGCTGCGCAACATCGCAGACCAGGCGTTGCTGCGCCAGCAGATCACCCAGGCCAGCGATTCGGCCGAACGTGAAACCGCGCAGTTTGTGCTGCTGTACAAAGACCTGATGCGCGGCCAGTACGCCACCTTCGCCGAAGACCTCAAGCAACTGCCGGCGTCGGTGCCGCAGGACAAGCTGGGCACCAGCCTGGGTTATGTCTATGGCGATAATCGTTCGCTGCAGTTGTTCCAGTGGAGCGGCGACAAAGCCGAATCCGGCTACGCCTGCCCGAGCATTGCGCAAATCGCCAACACCCTGCAGGCCGATCCGAAAAGCCCCAAGGGCCTCAACTGCCTGGGTGAGTTCATCCTGATCAACCATCTGGATGGCATGCCACTGGACCAGGTGCGCGCCGCCGGCAGCCTGGGCAGCACCGCCTCGCTGTTCAAAGGCGAAACGTTCTCGCGGCTCGACGGTTACCGCAAGGTTATCGATAACCCCAAGGCGCCGCATGACGACAAAGCCTACGCCCTGTATCGCGCCATCTACTGCTATGCGCGGTCCGGCTATAACAACTGCGGCGGTGAAGATGTCGACAAATCCGTACGCAAAGGCTGGTTCCGCCAGCTGAAAACCGGGTATGCCGACACCGAGTGGGCCGAGTCACTGAAGTACTACTGGTGA
- a CDS encoding DUF3142 domain-containing protein: MKHLWLGLLLLASPAFAAVDARDYDAFWLWSGVAPQPVLKQANTLYILQGQINSTRRAPQRGVQLIAQGISVPRLTRGQVWVVYRAHTLHWPERVYTQVLGQVQRWRDAGNPVVGIQIDFDARTQYLHEYADFLRDLRQRLPSELRLSITGLMDWSSNADSAAIAQLKGVVDEVVVQTYQGRHSIPDYAAYLPRMNRLGLPFKVGLIQGGEWQAPGYLQGSEWFRGYVVFLQNP, translated from the coding sequence GTGAAACACCTATGGCTAGGCTTGCTGTTGCTGGCGAGCCCGGCCTTCGCCGCTGTCGACGCCCGCGACTATGACGCCTTCTGGCTGTGGAGCGGGGTCGCGCCGCAACCGGTGCTCAAGCAAGCCAACACCCTGTATATCCTCCAGGGCCAGATCAATTCCACCCGCCGGGCGCCGCAACGTGGTGTGCAATTGATTGCCCAGGGCATCAGCGTGCCGCGCCTCACCCGAGGGCAAGTCTGGGTGGTCTACCGCGCCCATACCTTGCACTGGCCGGAACGCGTCTACACCCAAGTGCTCGGCCAGGTGCAGCGCTGGCGCGACGCGGGCAACCCGGTGGTCGGTATCCAGATCGACTTCGACGCCCGCACTCAATACCTGCACGAATACGCCGACTTCCTGCGCGACCTGCGCCAACGCCTGCCCTCTGAGCTGCGTCTGAGCATCACCGGCCTGATGGACTGGAGCAGCAACGCCGACTCGGCCGCCATCGCCCAGCTCAAGGGCGTGGTGGATGAGGTGGTGGTGCAGACGTATCAGGGCCGCCACAGCATCCCGGATTACGCGGCGTACTTGCCACGGATGAATCGGCTGGGGCTGCCGTTCAAGGTCGGCTTGATTCAGGGCGGAGAGTGGCAAGCGCCGGGGTATTTGCAGGGCAGTGAGTGGTTCCGGGGCTATGTGGTGTTTTTGCAGAATCCGTGA
- a CDS encoding efflux transporter outer membrane subunit, with the protein MKSFTWLTLSLISLSACTVGPDFQRPQGPQVTQWSEPQGRQAASRASTDPLQERWWDVFHDEQLSALTRRALTDNLDLKLAGSRLQQSRAVRQVTTAERYPNVNATADYARQRNSAKGLSDPSGNNGRSAFNQWDMGFSAAWELDFWGRVKRETEAADATLQVAENDRRAVLLSVLAETAQDYIQLRGVQNTRAVTEQNLDVARHSLKLSQLRLADGVATDLDVAEAAAQVAAIEARLPDLQQRQDQLINALSLLMGEPPQALHAQLSKDAAVPQTRRQVAIGLPSELAERRPDIRQAEARLHAATASIGVAKGDFYPRITLSGSLGSQAMQLSDFGSWGSRAFAFGPQFSLPLFNGGRLQGMLNLREAQQQEAALAYQQTVLRAWHEIDDQLTRYNASQLRRDSLAEAVRQNQIALSTAQHQYVEGVVDFVNVLTVQSALLATQEQWVESSTGVSLAMVGLYKALGGGWQSVYPETAAIPAG; encoded by the coding sequence ATGAAGTCGTTTACCTGGCTCACCTTGAGCCTTATCAGCCTGAGTGCGTGCACCGTCGGCCCGGATTTTCAGCGGCCCCAGGGCCCGCAAGTCACCCAGTGGAGCGAACCCCAGGGCCGTCAGGCCGCCAGCCGCGCCAGCACCGACCCTTTGCAGGAGCGCTGGTGGGATGTGTTTCACGATGAGCAACTCTCGGCTCTCACACGCCGAGCCCTCACCGATAACCTCGACCTGAAACTGGCCGGCAGCCGCCTGCAACAAAGCCGAGCCGTGCGCCAGGTGACCACCGCCGAGCGCTACCCCAACGTCAACGCCACCGCTGATTACGCACGCCAACGCAACAGCGCCAAGGGCTTGAGCGACCCGTCCGGCAACAATGGCCGGTCGGCGTTCAACCAGTGGGACATGGGTTTCTCCGCCGCCTGGGAGCTGGATTTCTGGGGCCGGGTAAAACGCGAAACCGAAGCCGCCGACGCCACCCTGCAAGTCGCCGAGAACGACCGCCGCGCCGTGCTGCTGTCGGTGCTCGCCGAGACGGCCCAGGACTACATCCAACTGCGCGGCGTGCAAAACACCCGTGCCGTCACCGAGCAAAACCTCGACGTCGCGCGCCACAGCCTCAAGCTCTCGCAGCTGCGCCTGGCCGATGGCGTGGCCACCGACCTGGACGTGGCCGAAGCCGCCGCTCAGGTTGCCGCCATCGAGGCGCGCCTGCCGGATTTGCAGCAACGCCAGGACCAGTTGATCAATGCCCTGAGCCTGTTGATGGGCGAGCCGCCGCAAGCCCTGCATGCGCAGTTGTCCAAGGATGCTGCGGTGCCACAAACCCGGCGCCAGGTCGCTATCGGCCTGCCGTCGGAACTCGCGGAACGCCGCCCGGATATCCGCCAGGCCGAGGCGCGCCTGCACGCCGCCACCGCCAGCATCGGCGTAGCCAAGGGCGACTTTTACCCGCGTATCACGCTGTCGGGCAGCCTCGGGTCCCAGGCCATGCAACTGTCGGATTTCGGCTCCTGGGGCTCCCGCGCCTTTGCCTTCGGCCCGCAATTCAGCCTGCCGCTGTTCAACGGTGGGCGACTGCAAGGCATGTTGAATTTGCGCGAAGCCCAGCAACAGGAAGCGGCGCTGGCGTACCAGCAAACCGTGCTGCGCGCCTGGCATGAAATCGACGACCAGCTGACCCGCTACAACGCCAGCCAACTGCGCCGCGACAGCCTTGCCGAAGCGGTACGCCAGAACCAGATCGCCCTGAGCACCGCACAACATCAATACGTGGAAGGCGTGGTGGATTTCGTCAATGTGCTCACGGTGCAAAGCGCGCTGCTGGCCACGCAGGAGCAGTGGGTTGAGAGCTCGACCGGTGTGTCGTTGGCCATGGTCGGGCTATACAAAGCACTCGGAGGCGGGTGGCAATCGGTCTACCCCGAAACAGCCGCCATTCCCGCGGGCTGA
- a CDS encoding HlyD family secretion protein, translated as MKRKDKIAVSVIAVFAVGVLMYLVAPGVLGSKRQVTNDAFVAADFTLVAPRVAGFIKEVLVEDNQRVKAGQLLALIDDRDFRAAAQAADADTLVARAQLKNATATLERQSSVIAQAQATVAADRAEVAFAEHELNRYNHLAGVGAGTVQNAQQAKTRIDQATARLANATAVLAAERKQVEILTAQRDAAEGGLKRAQAALEMASYQLSYTRIVAPVDGMVGERAVRVGAYVTPGSKILAVVPLAEAYVVANFQETQLSHMHAGQAVQVRVDSLDGELLNGHLQSLAPATGVTFASVKPDNATGNFTKVVQRIPVKIVLEPGQAHIERLRVGMSVEASVDTQPAAQQREVAQQ; from the coding sequence ATGAAACGCAAAGACAAAATTGCCGTCTCCGTTATCGCCGTATTTGCCGTCGGCGTGCTGATGTATCTGGTCGCGCCGGGTGTGCTGGGCAGCAAGCGCCAGGTCACCAACGACGCCTTCGTCGCCGCCGACTTCACCCTGGTCGCGCCGCGAGTGGCGGGCTTTATCAAGGAAGTGCTGGTGGAAGACAACCAGCGCGTCAAGGCCGGCCAACTGCTGGCGCTGATCGACGACCGTGATTTTCGCGCCGCTGCCCAGGCCGCCGATGCCGACACCCTGGTGGCCCGGGCCCAGCTGAAAAACGCCACCGCGACCCTGGAGCGCCAGAGCTCGGTGATCGCCCAGGCCCAGGCCACCGTGGCGGCAGACCGCGCTGAGGTGGCGTTCGCCGAACACGAACTGAACCGTTACAACCACCTTGCCGGCGTCGGCGCGGGCACGGTGCAAAACGCCCAGCAAGCCAAGACCCGCATCGATCAGGCCACCGCACGCCTGGCCAACGCCACGGCGGTACTGGCGGCCGAACGCAAGCAGGTGGAAATCCTCACCGCCCAGCGTGACGCCGCCGAAGGTGGGCTCAAGCGCGCCCAGGCGGCGTTGGAAATGGCCAGCTATCAGCTGTCCTACACGCGCATTGTGGCGCCGGTGGATGGCATGGTTGGCGAGCGTGCGGTGCGGGTCGGCGCCTATGTGACGCCGGGCAGCAAGATCCTCGCCGTGGTGCCGTTGGCCGAGGCGTACGTGGTGGCCAACTTCCAGGAAACCCAGCTCTCGCATATGCATGCCGGCCAGGCGGTGCAGGTGCGGGTCGACAGCCTCGACGGCGAGTTGCTCAACGGCCATCTGCAAAGCCTGGCGCCCGCGACCGGTGTGACGTTCGCCTCGGTCAAACCCGACAACGCCACTGGCAACTTCACCAAGGTGGTGCAGCGCATTCCGGTGAAAATCGTTCTTGAGCCGGGCCAGGCACACATCGAACGCCTGCGGGTTGGCATGTCGGTGGAAGCCAGCGTCGACACCCAGCCGGCCGCGCAGCAGCGTGAGGTGGCCCAGCAATGA